The following are encoded in a window of Phaseolus vulgaris cultivar G19833 chromosome 3, P. vulgaris v2.0, whole genome shotgun sequence genomic DNA:
- the LOC137839397 gene encoding uncharacterized protein: MKERNEKNVTTIKQVYNAITVHRRSQRGHRTEMQQLMLLLERDSTYKTNKYRMPLLEVVGITSTGLTFSVAFCLLAAKKENNFFWALDRLKGLFLRVDSCPRVVVCDRDVALMNAIRMVFPEAYNLLCRFHIDKNVKAKCKMLVHPREAWDQVMEVWGSVVDCDIVEAFEDRVNALRVVCSPWPIFVDYVMDTWLRPYKEKFVKAWIDKVMHLGNTTSNRVEAAHWSLKRVLQNSMGDLCFCGIPSIR, from the exons atgaaagagagaaatgagaagaatgTGACAACGATTAAGCAGGTTTATAATGCAATCACTGTTCACCGAAGATCACAACGAGGTCACAGAACAGAAATGCAACAACTGATGTTGTTACTAGAGCGAGACAG TACGTACAAGACGAACAAGTATAGGATGCCGTTACTTGAGGTTGTTGGGATTACGTCTACAGGTTTGACTTTCTCCGTTGCATTTTGTTTACTAGCagcaaaaaaggaaaataattttttttgggcCCTTGACAGACTTAAAGGGTTGTTTTTAAGAGTTGATTCATGCCCTAGGGTGGTGGTATGTGATAGAGATGTTGCCTTAATGAATGCAATTAGAATGGTGTTTCCTGAAGCTTATAATTTGCTATGTCGGtttcacattgataaaaatgtgaaagcaaaatgtaaaatgttggtGCATCCAAGAGAGGCATGGGATCAAGTAATGGAAGTGTGGGGATCTGTTGTGGATTGTGATATTGTTGAGGCCTTTGAAGATCGTGTCAATGCTCTTCGAGTTGTCTGTTCTCCATGGCCTATATTTGTTGATTATGTGATGGATACATGGTTACGTCcatataaagaaaaatttgtcaaGGCATGGATAGATAAGGTGATGCACTTAGGAAACACAACAAGTAACAGAGTTGAGGCGGCACACTGGAGCCTAAAGAGAGTTCTTCAGAATTCGATGGGGGATTTATGTTTCTGTGGGATTCCATCAATAAGATGA
- the LOC137839396 gene encoding uncharacterized protein: MIILQHNAIKDSFQKSLHVVGHRFKVTAYKKLLGFVSKYALNLISEELDRVKSVGFDKSRCGCSLTCTHGLPCACQLASFGVGSIPLKSVHVMWTRLSFEDIATEQSSSELSIDKEFEVIAKRFKELDVAGKVNIKSKLQDIAFPEKTSIYAPDHKVKTKGAVKMSRPTKFMRSTKRIPFYFEHVDFLHSQHDSCASKKSNEESLPEIVPAKCIPFLDQFPVGYHPYIVDVVDVRADGHCGYRAVAAQLGMGEESWAVVRMNLLKELSEWRQEYVQLFGGDDRYEYLKNSLLVEHMSMAGTDKWMTIPDMGYVIANRYNVILVSLSMLQSLSIFPLRTQAPSNFRQHRIIAIGHVHGNHFVQVKLKDGCPIPPTDILCRHHIVIRRPKLGQHTTLAGYKFIPN; this comes from the exons ATGATTATTTTACAACATAATGCAATCAAAGATTCATTCCAAAAGAGTTTGCATGTGGTTGGACATCGGTTCAAGGTTACAGCTTACAAAAAATTGTTAGGTTTTGTGTCTAAATATGCTTTGAACCTTATTTCAGAAGAACTTGATAGGGTTAAATCAGTGGGGTTTGATAAAAGTAGGTGTGGATGTAGTCTTACATGTACTCATGGTCTTCCTTGTGCGTGTCAATTGGCTTCATTTGGTGTTGGTAGCATACCACTTAAATCAGTACATGTGATGTGGACTCGTTTAAGTTTTGAAGACATTGCTACTGAACAATCTTCATCTGAGTTGTCAATTGATAAAGAGTTTGAGGTCATCGCGAAGCGGTTTAAAGAGTTGGATGTTGCAGGTAAGGTTAACATCAAGAGTAAATTGCAGGATATTGCCTTTCCAGAGAAAACATCTATTTATGCACCAGATCATAAGGTGAAAACAAAAGGTGCTGTAAAGATGTCTCGTCCTACCAAATTCATGAGATCAACTAAGCGAATCCCTTTTTATTTTGAACATGTGGATTTCTTACACTCACAACATGATAGTTGTGCAAGCAAAAAATCTAATGAAGAAAGCTTACCAGAAATTGTACCAGCAAAATGTATTCCTTTCCTTGATCAGTTCCCTGTAGGGTATCATCCATATATTGTTGATGTTGTTGACGTTAGGGCTGATGGCCATTGTGGCTACCGTGCTGTTGCTGCCCAATTGGGAATGGGAGAGGAGTCATGGGCTGTTGTTCGAatgaatttgttaaaagaacTAAGTGAATGGAGACAAGAATATGTTCAACTCTTTGGTGGTGATGATAGATATGAATACTTGAAGAACTCACTTCTAGTGGAACACATGTCTATG GCAGGAACAGATAAGTGGATGACAATTCCAGACATGGGATATGTTATTGCAAATCGGTATAATGTCATTCTTGTTTCTTTGTCCATGTTACAATCATTGAGTATTTTTCCTTTAAGAACCCAAGCACCAAGTAACTTCCGTCAACACCGAATCATTGCAATTGGACATGTCCACGGAAATCATTTTGTCCAG GTCAAGCTCAAAGATGGTTGTCCAATTCCACCTACGGATATATTGTGTAGGCATCACATCGTTATCCGGCGGCCCAAACTTGGTCAACATACTACACTAGCCGGATACAAGTTTATACCCAACTAA
- the LOC137806909 gene encoding protein MAIN-LIKE 1-like: MTITLDDVSNLLHLPIVGQFYTQETLDSDSATDLLVEALRVDHALAFEETRHCRGAHVRLSWLREVYQDACSRRQWTVAARAYLLHLVGCTIFADKSATSVSVFYLGFFVDLRLTGGYSWAAAALTHMYEQLGDCSYANTKQLAGYATLLQGWIYEHFPSIGMRRMQALYSEDQPRCRLYDAGKGTSIVVVRSQLDTLTPASIRFCPYNEHREERPFEWISLFCGYLRLGNWTQLHMPERVLRQYGYTQIIPRNPSVIGHGHPDTNEMDRRWLHFNDYVIHDYAIARHPDACVQEYMGWFRSVSHPYVINTYEDDRPVPVPSDARHHEAVPSHHEESHPALGICRRITETLQPLLDHGDVVEGSPVWEGIQAAITLARGATDERAVYVRRHARRND, from the exons ATGACCATCACTCTTGATGATGTGTCAAATTTGTTACATTTACCCATTGTCGGTCAGTTTTACACACAGGAAACCTTAGATTCTGATTCGGCGACTGATTTATTGGTAGAAGCCCTCCGTGTTGACCATGCACTTGCATTTGAAGAAACAAGACACTGTCGGGGAGCTCATGTGCGCCTTAGCTGGTTAAGAGAAGTGTATCAAGATGCATGCTCAAGGAGGCAGTGGACTGTGGCTGCCAGAGCATACTTACTTCACCTTGTCGGTTGCACTATTTTTGCGGACAAGAGTGCTACATCAGTAAGTGTGTTTTATCTTGGATTTTTTGTTGATTTGAGGCTTACCGGGGGATATTCTTGGGCAGCAGCTGCCCTAACTCACATGTATGAACAGCTAGGAGATTGTAGTTATGCAAATACAAAGCAACTAGCTGGTTATGCAACATTGTTGCAGGGGTGGATTTATGAGCATTTCCCGTCTATAGGGATGAGACGTATGCAAGCATTGTATTCTGAAGATCAACCTCGGTGCAGGCTGTATGATGCTGGAAAAGGTACTTCAATTGTTGTTGTACGATCACAGTTGGATACATTGACACCAGCTTCCATTCGGTTTTGTCCATACAACGAGCACAGGGAAGAACGTCCATTCGAGTGGATTTCCTTATTCTGTGGTTATTTGAGGCTTGGAAATTGGACACAGCTGCACATGCCAGAACGTGTTCTGCGTCAGTATGGCTATACACAGATCATCCCTCGCAACCCATCTGTAATTGGACATGGTCATCCGGATACAAATGAAATGGACCGTCGATGGTTACATTTCAATGATTATGTCATACATGACTATGCCATAGCACGTCATCCTGACGCTTGCGTTCAAGAGTACATGGGTTGGTTTAGATCTGTATCACATCCATATGTGATTAATACATATGAGGATGACCGTCCTGTACCGGTACCCTCAGATGCACGTCATCACGAAGCAGTGCCAAGTCATCATGAGGAGTCACATCCTGCTCTG GGTATTTGTCGTAGAATTACAGAGACATTGCAGCCATTACTTGATCATGGCGATGTCGTGGAGGGCAGCCCTGTTTGGGAAGGCATACAAGCAGCCATTACGTTAGCACGAGGAGCGACTGATGAAAGAGCTGTTTATGTCAGGAGACATGCACGTAGGAATGATTGA